A stretch of the Xiphias gladius isolate SHS-SW01 ecotype Sanya breed wild chromosome 19, ASM1685928v1, whole genome shotgun sequence genome encodes the following:
- the atxn2 gene encoding ataxin-2 isoform X1, whose product MSMKAGGNRSKPGGGNTAGAPASGAGGSGGGRQNLGRGRHSGKGPAAVIFNGVYANMRMVHVLTSVVGTKCELKVKNGAVYEGVFKTYGPECDLVLDAAHRKSPEPSIGPRKEDIVESIIFKASDVVVVTFKDVDLNFARKVSSDTDNFTDAAVSGRINGEHKEKDLEPWDGGETHNSDSLESLDTDVSNGWDPNDMFKYNEEKYGVLSTYDSSLSTYTVPLERDNSEEFLKREARAAQLAEEIEASATYKARVALENDERSEEEKYTAVVRGERETHTLSRETKYIPPGQRNREVMSWGPGRQNSPRLAQNSAGPSTPRPGPHDYSPSSGADQRVVNGGSSHWPSPCPSPSSRPPSRYQTGPSSLPPRATTPTRPPSRPPSRPSRPPSHSSHPSYPSSSSSFSHHGPTSPVSTLPKRMSSEGPPRMSPKSQRTPRAHRVPPCRTTGVPPAVDLISHNAPGEVPVTPPTRSSSSGGTWSSVVSGAHRPRSPRQNSMGGASPGSSSIPSPQSGTAPVETVTTPTSASSPTAASPAPNVVTSPSGDAKECRVQETRQASPTANKENIKPMDSSPSITRPVCKGPPSMAPDHRKQIDNLKKFSVDFRLQSSSNPDPGFDQMMTKPPRDLADKPKDLPLDKASTVGREGTEEGVVVIAAGTPGGAPAPSNTITNTSKPGSPAALSPSPSAPDQKRAGLDVTSQGVQTTSTFSGPKHEEKEEKKEAVQDQVRKSTLNPNANEFKPRFNTQPKPANTPTPPRPQGQPSPSIVVQQPPAVYSQTVCFPQMYPLTPVSPGVQKSIIWKSPAMYQVQMPHMTVSQSKPYRPGKVPNMPQQRSDQHHPPGTPTMMHPATAAGPPIVAPSPAYSAQYFTCSPQQFTSQPLVQQMTHYQSQAQHVFSPVMQGSARMMAPPTHGQPSLVSSSTTQYPEQTHTMYVSQGPMPQQYPHPSATLHPHPQHPQPSATPTGQAQQGGPPQHGGPPSHPAASPVQHPQAAAAAAAAQALHLASQPPQQQMYSALAPTPPSMTPGPNPQSPQASFPSAQQTVYIHPQQVQHGYNPNHMAHVQQAHMQSGIVPSHHPAPTHPPMMLMATQGPPGGPQPPMPQTALNPIPVSSTTQFSYLAHPQVQPHHQQQL is encoded by the exons ATGTCAATGAAGGCCGGTGGAAATCGCAGCAAGCCCGGCGGTGGCAACACCGCTGGTGCCCCTGCCTCCGGTGCCGGAGGAAGCGGCGGGGGAAGACAGAATCTGGGCAG gggAAGACACAGCGGCAAAGGTCCTGCAGCA gtcATTTTCAATGGTGTATATGCAAATATGAGGATGGTCCATGTCTTGACTTCAGTGGTG GGGACCAAGTGTGAGCTGAAAGTGAAAAACGGAGCGGTCTATGAAGGAGTATTTAAGACATATGGTCCAGAG TGTGACCTGGTGTTGGATGCAGCCCACAGAAAGAGCCCAGAGCCGAGCATAGGCCCTAGGAAAGAGGATATTGTGGAGAGCATCATTTTCAAGGCCTCAGATGTCGTAGTTGTGACCTTCAAAGATGTGGACCTGAATTTCGCCAGAAAAG TCTCCTCTGATACAG ACAACTTCACAGATGCAGCAGTGAGTGGTAGAATCAATGGCGAGCATAAAGAGAAAGATCTAGAGCCCTGGGATGGAGGAGAGACCCACAACTCAGACAGCCTTGAGTCTCTGGATACAGATGTg TCAAACGGGTGGGACCCCAATGACATGTTCAAGTATAACGAGGAGAAGTATGGAGTCTTGTCTACATATGACAGCAGCCTGTCCACCTATAC GGTCCCCCTGGAGCGGGACAACTCAGAGGAGTTCCTCAAGAGGGAAGCACGTGCTGCCCAGCTGGCAGAGGAGATTGAGGCCAGCGCCACATACAAGGCCCGTGTGGCTCTGGAGAACGATGAACGCTCTGAGGAGGAGAAATATACTGCTGTGGTGCGAGGGGAAAGGGAGACTCACACACTTAGCAG AGAGACCAAGTACATTCCTCCAGGTCAGAGGAACCGGGAAGTGATGTCATGGGGGCCGGGACGTCAGAATTCACCTCGTCTGGCTCAGAACTCAGCAGGGCCCTCAACTCCTCGACCAGGACCTCACGACTACAGTCCCAGCTCCGGGGCAGACCAGAGGGTGGTTAATGGAG GTTCATCCCATTGGCCCTCACCCTGTCCGTCTCCTTCCTCCCGCCCCCCCTCTCGTTACCAGACTGGCccttcctccctgcctcctcGGGCGACCACGCCCACCAGGCCACCCTCCAGACCCCCCTCTCGACCTTCCAGGCCTCCCTCTCATTCATCCCACCCCTCCtatccctcctcctcatcctccttttCCCACCATGGGCCCACGTCTCCAGTCTCCACTTTGCCCAAACGCATGTCTTCAGAAG GTCCACCCAGGATGTCTCCAAAATCCCAGCGGACGCCTCGTGCTCACAGGGTGCCACCCTGCCGGACCACTGGAGTCCCTCCAGCAGTGGACTTGATTTCCCACAATGCCCCAGGAGAGGTCCCAGTCACTCCACCAACCAGGAGCAGCTCCTCTGGAGGGACATGGTCCTCAGTAGTTAGCGGAG CTCACAGACCTCGCTCCCCCCGACAGAATAGTATGGGTGGAGCTTCCCCTGGCTCCTCCTCCATCCCGTCACCCCAGTCAGGAACAGCTCCTGTGGAAACTGTTACTACACCAACATCAGCTTCCTCTCCTACTGCTGCTAGCCCTGCTCCCAACGTGGTCACCTCCCCATCAGGAGATG CAAAAGAGTGTCGTGTTCAGGAGACGAGACAAGCATCCCCCACAGCAAACAAGGAGAACATCAAGCCCATGGACAGCTCACCTAGTATCACCAGACCAGTCTGTAAAG GACCCCCTTCTATGGCACCAgaccacagaaaacaaatagataatttaaagaaatttagTGTAGATTTTAGG TTGCAGTCTAGTTCAAACCCAGACCCTGGCTTTGACCAGATGATGACCAAGCCACCCAGAGATCTAGCAGACAAGCCTAAAGACCTTCCCCTGGACAAAGCCTCCACAGTGGGGCGGGAGGGCACTGAAGAGGGTGTTGTAGTGATTGCTGCTGGCACCCCTGGTGGTGCCCCTGCTCCATCCAACACCATCACAAACACCAGTAAGCCTGGCAGCCCCGCTGCACTGTCCCCGTCTCCCTCAGCCCCGGACCAAAAGAGGGCGGGGCTGGATGTGACATCCCAGGGAGTTCAAACGACATCCACATTCAGTGGACCCAAGCatgaagaaaaggaggagaaaaaggaggctGTGCAAGA TCAAGTGAGAAAATCAACCCTGAACCCAAATGCCAATGAGTTCAAACCCAGGTTCAATACACAG CCCAAGCCAGCCAACACCCCGACACCCCCACGGCCTCAGGGCCAGCCCAGCCCCTCCATCGTGGTCCAGCAGCCTCCAGCTGTCTACAGCCAGACAGTCTGCTTCCCCCAGATGTATCCCCTCACACCAGTCAGCCCTGGAGTGCAG AAAAGCATAATATGGAAG TCTCCAGCTATGTACCAGGTTCAGATGCCTCATATGACGGTCAGCCAGTCTAAACCCTACAGACCAGGTAAAG TACCCAACATGCCCCAGCAGAGGTCAGACCAGCACCACCCGCCAGGCACGCCCACCATGATGCACCCAGCAACGGCAGCGGGACCACCTATTGTAGCACCGAGCCCCGCCTACTCTGCCCAGTACTTCACCTGCAGCCCGCAGCAGTTCACCAGTCAGCCGTTGGTCCAGCAGATGACTCACTACCAATCGCAG GCGCAGCATGTGTTCAGTCCGGTAATGCAGGGGAGTGCTAGGATGATGGCGCCCCCAACGCATGGCCAACCCAGCCTCGTCTCTTCCTCAACTACACAGTACCcagagcagacacacaccatGTATG TGTCTCAGGGGCCGATGCCTCAGCAGTACCCCCACCCCAGTGCCACCCTGCACCCTCACCCACAACATCCCCAGCCCTCTGCCACGCCCACAGGCCAAGCCCAGCAAGGTGGTCCACCACAACATGGAGGTCCTCCTAGCCATCCGGCTGCCAGCCCAGTCCAGCACCCgcaagcagcagcag CGGCGGCAGCAGCCCAGGCCCTCCACCTGGCTAGCCAGCCCCCACAGCAGCAGATGTACTCAGCCTTGGCCCCCACGCCCCCCTCCATGACCCCGGGGCCCAACCCTCAGTCTCCCCAGGCATCGTTCCCctctgcccagcagacagtCTATATCCACCCGCAGCAGGTGCAGCACGGCTACAACCCCAACCACATGGCACATGTGCAGCAG GCCCACATGCAGT
- the atxn2 gene encoding ataxin-2 isoform X7, which translates to MRMVHVLTSVVGTKCELKVKNGAVYEGVFKTYGPECDLVLDAAHRKSPEPSIGPRKEDIVESIIFKASDVVVVTFKDVDLNFARKVSSDTDNFTDAAVSGRINGEHKEKDLEPWDGGETHNSDSLESLDTDVSNGWDPNDMFKYNEEKYGVLSTYDSSLSTYTVPLERDNSEEFLKREARAAQLAEEIEASATYKARVALENDERSEEEKYTAVVRGERETHTLSRETKYIPPGQRNREVMSWGPGRQNSPRLAQNSAGPSTPRPGPHDYSPSSGADQRVVNGGSSHWPSPCPSPSSRPPSRYQTGPSSLPPRATTPTRPPSRPPSRPSRPPSHSSHPSYPSSSSSFSHHGPTSPVSTLPKRMSSEGPPRMSPKSQRTPRAHRVPPCRTTGVPPAVDLISHNAPGEVPVTPPTRSSSSGGTWSSVVSGAHRPRSPRQNSMGGASPGSSSIPSPQSGTAPVETVTTPTSASSPTAASPAPNVVTSPSGDAKECRVQETRQASPTANKENIKPMDSSPSITRPVCKGPPSMAPDHRKQIDNLKKFSVDFRLQSSSNPDPGFDQMMTKPPRDLADKPKDLPLDKASTVGREGTEEGVVVIAAGTPGGAPAPSNTITNTSKPGSPAALSPSPSAPDQKRAGLDVTSQGVQTTSTFSGPKHEEKEEKKEAVQDQVRKSTLNPNANEFKPRFNTQPKPANTPTPPRPQGQPSPSIVVQQPPAVYSQTVCFPQMYPLTPVSPGVQKSIIWKSPAMYQVQMPHMTVSQSKPYRPGKVPNMPQQRSDQHHPPGTPTMMHPATAAGPPIVAPSPAYSAQYFTCSPQQFTSQPLVQQMTHYQSQAQHVFSPVMQGSARMMAPPTHGQPSLVSSSTTQYPEQTHTMYVSQGPMPQQYPHPSATLHPHPQHPQPSATPTGQAQQGGPPQHGGPPSHPAASPVQHPQAAAAAAAAQALHLASQPPQQQMYSALAPTPPSMTPGPNPQSPQASFPSAQQTVYIHPQQVQHGYNPNHMAHVQQAHMQSGIVPSHHPAPTHPPMMLMATQGPPGGPQPPMPQTALNPIPVSSTTQFSYLAHPQVQPHHQQQL; encoded by the exons ATGAGGATGGTCCATGTCTTGACTTCAGTGGTG GGGACCAAGTGTGAGCTGAAAGTGAAAAACGGAGCGGTCTATGAAGGAGTATTTAAGACATATGGTCCAGAG TGTGACCTGGTGTTGGATGCAGCCCACAGAAAGAGCCCAGAGCCGAGCATAGGCCCTAGGAAAGAGGATATTGTGGAGAGCATCATTTTCAAGGCCTCAGATGTCGTAGTTGTGACCTTCAAAGATGTGGACCTGAATTTCGCCAGAAAAG TCTCCTCTGATACAG ACAACTTCACAGATGCAGCAGTGAGTGGTAGAATCAATGGCGAGCATAAAGAGAAAGATCTAGAGCCCTGGGATGGAGGAGAGACCCACAACTCAGACAGCCTTGAGTCTCTGGATACAGATGTg TCAAACGGGTGGGACCCCAATGACATGTTCAAGTATAACGAGGAGAAGTATGGAGTCTTGTCTACATATGACAGCAGCCTGTCCACCTATAC GGTCCCCCTGGAGCGGGACAACTCAGAGGAGTTCCTCAAGAGGGAAGCACGTGCTGCCCAGCTGGCAGAGGAGATTGAGGCCAGCGCCACATACAAGGCCCGTGTGGCTCTGGAGAACGATGAACGCTCTGAGGAGGAGAAATATACTGCTGTGGTGCGAGGGGAAAGGGAGACTCACACACTTAGCAG AGAGACCAAGTACATTCCTCCAGGTCAGAGGAACCGGGAAGTGATGTCATGGGGGCCGGGACGTCAGAATTCACCTCGTCTGGCTCAGAACTCAGCAGGGCCCTCAACTCCTCGACCAGGACCTCACGACTACAGTCCCAGCTCCGGGGCAGACCAGAGGGTGGTTAATGGAG GTTCATCCCATTGGCCCTCACCCTGTCCGTCTCCTTCCTCCCGCCCCCCCTCTCGTTACCAGACTGGCccttcctccctgcctcctcGGGCGACCACGCCCACCAGGCCACCCTCCAGACCCCCCTCTCGACCTTCCAGGCCTCCCTCTCATTCATCCCACCCCTCCtatccctcctcctcatcctccttttCCCACCATGGGCCCACGTCTCCAGTCTCCACTTTGCCCAAACGCATGTCTTCAGAAG GTCCACCCAGGATGTCTCCAAAATCCCAGCGGACGCCTCGTGCTCACAGGGTGCCACCCTGCCGGACCACTGGAGTCCCTCCAGCAGTGGACTTGATTTCCCACAATGCCCCAGGAGAGGTCCCAGTCACTCCACCAACCAGGAGCAGCTCCTCTGGAGGGACATGGTCCTCAGTAGTTAGCGGAG CTCACAGACCTCGCTCCCCCCGACAGAATAGTATGGGTGGAGCTTCCCCTGGCTCCTCCTCCATCCCGTCACCCCAGTCAGGAACAGCTCCTGTGGAAACTGTTACTACACCAACATCAGCTTCCTCTCCTACTGCTGCTAGCCCTGCTCCCAACGTGGTCACCTCCCCATCAGGAGATG CAAAAGAGTGTCGTGTTCAGGAGACGAGACAAGCATCCCCCACAGCAAACAAGGAGAACATCAAGCCCATGGACAGCTCACCTAGTATCACCAGACCAGTCTGTAAAG GACCCCCTTCTATGGCACCAgaccacagaaaacaaatagataatttaaagaaatttagTGTAGATTTTAGG TTGCAGTCTAGTTCAAACCCAGACCCTGGCTTTGACCAGATGATGACCAAGCCACCCAGAGATCTAGCAGACAAGCCTAAAGACCTTCCCCTGGACAAAGCCTCCACAGTGGGGCGGGAGGGCACTGAAGAGGGTGTTGTAGTGATTGCTGCTGGCACCCCTGGTGGTGCCCCTGCTCCATCCAACACCATCACAAACACCAGTAAGCCTGGCAGCCCCGCTGCACTGTCCCCGTCTCCCTCAGCCCCGGACCAAAAGAGGGCGGGGCTGGATGTGACATCCCAGGGAGTTCAAACGACATCCACATTCAGTGGACCCAAGCatgaagaaaaggaggagaaaaaggaggctGTGCAAGA TCAAGTGAGAAAATCAACCCTGAACCCAAATGCCAATGAGTTCAAACCCAGGTTCAATACACAG CCCAAGCCAGCCAACACCCCGACACCCCCACGGCCTCAGGGCCAGCCCAGCCCCTCCATCGTGGTCCAGCAGCCTCCAGCTGTCTACAGCCAGACAGTCTGCTTCCCCCAGATGTATCCCCTCACACCAGTCAGCCCTGGAGTGCAG AAAAGCATAATATGGAAG TCTCCAGCTATGTACCAGGTTCAGATGCCTCATATGACGGTCAGCCAGTCTAAACCCTACAGACCAGGTAAAG TACCCAACATGCCCCAGCAGAGGTCAGACCAGCACCACCCGCCAGGCACGCCCACCATGATGCACCCAGCAACGGCAGCGGGACCACCTATTGTAGCACCGAGCCCCGCCTACTCTGCCCAGTACTTCACCTGCAGCCCGCAGCAGTTCACCAGTCAGCCGTTGGTCCAGCAGATGACTCACTACCAATCGCAG GCGCAGCATGTGTTCAGTCCGGTAATGCAGGGGAGTGCTAGGATGATGGCGCCCCCAACGCATGGCCAACCCAGCCTCGTCTCTTCCTCAACTACACAGTACCcagagcagacacacaccatGTATG TGTCTCAGGGGCCGATGCCTCAGCAGTACCCCCACCCCAGTGCCACCCTGCACCCTCACCCACAACATCCCCAGCCCTCTGCCACGCCCACAGGCCAAGCCCAGCAAGGTGGTCCACCACAACATGGAGGTCCTCCTAGCCATCCGGCTGCCAGCCCAGTCCAGCACCCgcaagcagcagcag CGGCGGCAGCAGCCCAGGCCCTCCACCTGGCTAGCCAGCCCCCACAGCAGCAGATGTACTCAGCCTTGGCCCCCACGCCCCCCTCCATGACCCCGGGGCCCAACCCTCAGTCTCCCCAGGCATCGTTCCCctctgcccagcagacagtCTATATCCACCCGCAGCAGGTGCAGCACGGCTACAACCCCAACCACATGGCACATGTGCAGCAG GCCCACATGCAGT
- the atxn2 gene encoding ataxin-2 isoform X2, protein MSMKAGGNRSKPGGGNTAGAPASGAGGSGGGRQNLGRGRHSGKGPAAVIFNGVYANMRMVHVLTSVVGTKCELKVKNGAVYEGVFKTYGPECDLVLDAAHRKSPEPSIGPRKEDIVESIIFKASDVVVVTFKDVDLNFARKVSSDTDNFTDAAVSGRINGEHKEKDLEPWDGGETHNSDSLESLDTDVSNGWDPNDMFKYNEEKYGVLSTYDSSLSTYTVPLERDNSEEFLKREARAAQLAEEIEASATYKARVALENDERSEEEKYTAVVRGERETHTLSRETKYIPPGQRNREVMSWGPGRQNSPRLAQNSAGPSTPRPGPHDYSPSSGADQRVVNGGSSHWPSPCPSPSSRPPSRYQTGPSSLPPRATTPTRPPSRPPSRPSRPPSHSSHPSYPSSSSSFSHHGPTSPVSTLPKRMSSEGPPRMSPKSQRTPRAHRVPPCRTTGVPPAVDLISHNAPGEVPVTPPTRSSSSGGTWSSVVSGAHRPRSPRQNSMGGASPGSSSIPSPQSGTAPVETVTTPTSASSPTAASPAPNVVTSPSGDAKECRVQETRQASPTANKENIKPMDSSPSITRPVCKGPPSMAPDHRKQIDNLKKFSVDFRLQSSSNPDPGFDQMMTKPPRDLADKPKDLPLDKASTVGREGTEEGVVVIAAGTPGGAPAPSNTITNTSKPGSPAALSPSPSAPDQKRAGLDVTSQGVQTTSTFSGPKHEEKEEKKEAVQDQVRKSTLNPNANEFKPRFNTQPKPANTPTPPRPQGQPSPSIVVQQPPAVYSQTVCFPQMYPLTPVSPGVQKSIIWKSPAMYQVQMPHMTVSQSKPYRPVPNMPQQRSDQHHPPGTPTMMHPATAAGPPIVAPSPAYSAQYFTCSPQQFTSQPLVQQMTHYQSQAQHVFSPVMQGSARMMAPPTHGQPSLVSSSTTQYPEQTHTMYVSQGPMPQQYPHPSATLHPHPQHPQPSATPTGQAQQGGPPQHGGPPSHPAASPVQHPQAAAAAAAAQALHLASQPPQQQMYSALAPTPPSMTPGPNPQSPQASFPSAQQTVYIHPQQVQHGYNPNHMAHVQQAHMQSGIVPSHHPAPTHPPMMLMATQGPPGGPQPPMPQTALNPIPVSSTTQFSYLAHPQVQPHHQQQL, encoded by the exons ATGTCAATGAAGGCCGGTGGAAATCGCAGCAAGCCCGGCGGTGGCAACACCGCTGGTGCCCCTGCCTCCGGTGCCGGAGGAAGCGGCGGGGGAAGACAGAATCTGGGCAG gggAAGACACAGCGGCAAAGGTCCTGCAGCA gtcATTTTCAATGGTGTATATGCAAATATGAGGATGGTCCATGTCTTGACTTCAGTGGTG GGGACCAAGTGTGAGCTGAAAGTGAAAAACGGAGCGGTCTATGAAGGAGTATTTAAGACATATGGTCCAGAG TGTGACCTGGTGTTGGATGCAGCCCACAGAAAGAGCCCAGAGCCGAGCATAGGCCCTAGGAAAGAGGATATTGTGGAGAGCATCATTTTCAAGGCCTCAGATGTCGTAGTTGTGACCTTCAAAGATGTGGACCTGAATTTCGCCAGAAAAG TCTCCTCTGATACAG ACAACTTCACAGATGCAGCAGTGAGTGGTAGAATCAATGGCGAGCATAAAGAGAAAGATCTAGAGCCCTGGGATGGAGGAGAGACCCACAACTCAGACAGCCTTGAGTCTCTGGATACAGATGTg TCAAACGGGTGGGACCCCAATGACATGTTCAAGTATAACGAGGAGAAGTATGGAGTCTTGTCTACATATGACAGCAGCCTGTCCACCTATAC GGTCCCCCTGGAGCGGGACAACTCAGAGGAGTTCCTCAAGAGGGAAGCACGTGCTGCCCAGCTGGCAGAGGAGATTGAGGCCAGCGCCACATACAAGGCCCGTGTGGCTCTGGAGAACGATGAACGCTCTGAGGAGGAGAAATATACTGCTGTGGTGCGAGGGGAAAGGGAGACTCACACACTTAGCAG AGAGACCAAGTACATTCCTCCAGGTCAGAGGAACCGGGAAGTGATGTCATGGGGGCCGGGACGTCAGAATTCACCTCGTCTGGCTCAGAACTCAGCAGGGCCCTCAACTCCTCGACCAGGACCTCACGACTACAGTCCCAGCTCCGGGGCAGACCAGAGGGTGGTTAATGGAG GTTCATCCCATTGGCCCTCACCCTGTCCGTCTCCTTCCTCCCGCCCCCCCTCTCGTTACCAGACTGGCccttcctccctgcctcctcGGGCGACCACGCCCACCAGGCCACCCTCCAGACCCCCCTCTCGACCTTCCAGGCCTCCCTCTCATTCATCCCACCCCTCCtatccctcctcctcatcctccttttCCCACCATGGGCCCACGTCTCCAGTCTCCACTTTGCCCAAACGCATGTCTTCAGAAG GTCCACCCAGGATGTCTCCAAAATCCCAGCGGACGCCTCGTGCTCACAGGGTGCCACCCTGCCGGACCACTGGAGTCCCTCCAGCAGTGGACTTGATTTCCCACAATGCCCCAGGAGAGGTCCCAGTCACTCCACCAACCAGGAGCAGCTCCTCTGGAGGGACATGGTCCTCAGTAGTTAGCGGAG CTCACAGACCTCGCTCCCCCCGACAGAATAGTATGGGTGGAGCTTCCCCTGGCTCCTCCTCCATCCCGTCACCCCAGTCAGGAACAGCTCCTGTGGAAACTGTTACTACACCAACATCAGCTTCCTCTCCTACTGCTGCTAGCCCTGCTCCCAACGTGGTCACCTCCCCATCAGGAGATG CAAAAGAGTGTCGTGTTCAGGAGACGAGACAAGCATCCCCCACAGCAAACAAGGAGAACATCAAGCCCATGGACAGCTCACCTAGTATCACCAGACCAGTCTGTAAAG GACCCCCTTCTATGGCACCAgaccacagaaaacaaatagataatttaaagaaatttagTGTAGATTTTAGG TTGCAGTCTAGTTCAAACCCAGACCCTGGCTTTGACCAGATGATGACCAAGCCACCCAGAGATCTAGCAGACAAGCCTAAAGACCTTCCCCTGGACAAAGCCTCCACAGTGGGGCGGGAGGGCACTGAAGAGGGTGTTGTAGTGATTGCTGCTGGCACCCCTGGTGGTGCCCCTGCTCCATCCAACACCATCACAAACACCAGTAAGCCTGGCAGCCCCGCTGCACTGTCCCCGTCTCCCTCAGCCCCGGACCAAAAGAGGGCGGGGCTGGATGTGACATCCCAGGGAGTTCAAACGACATCCACATTCAGTGGACCCAAGCatgaagaaaaggaggagaaaaaggaggctGTGCAAGA TCAAGTGAGAAAATCAACCCTGAACCCAAATGCCAATGAGTTCAAACCCAGGTTCAATACACAG CCCAAGCCAGCCAACACCCCGACACCCCCACGGCCTCAGGGCCAGCCCAGCCCCTCCATCGTGGTCCAGCAGCCTCCAGCTGTCTACAGCCAGACAGTCTGCTTCCCCCAGATGTATCCCCTCACACCAGTCAGCCCTGGAGTGCAG AAAAGCATAATATGGAAG TCTCCAGCTATGTACCAGGTTCAGATGCCTCATATGACGGTCAGCCAGTCTAAACCCTACAGACCAG TACCCAACATGCCCCAGCAGAGGTCAGACCAGCACCACCCGCCAGGCACGCCCACCATGATGCACCCAGCAACGGCAGCGGGACCACCTATTGTAGCACCGAGCCCCGCCTACTCTGCCCAGTACTTCACCTGCAGCCCGCAGCAGTTCACCAGTCAGCCGTTGGTCCAGCAGATGACTCACTACCAATCGCAG GCGCAGCATGTGTTCAGTCCGGTAATGCAGGGGAGTGCTAGGATGATGGCGCCCCCAACGCATGGCCAACCCAGCCTCGTCTCTTCCTCAACTACACAGTACCcagagcagacacacaccatGTATG TGTCTCAGGGGCCGATGCCTCAGCAGTACCCCCACCCCAGTGCCACCCTGCACCCTCACCCACAACATCCCCAGCCCTCTGCCACGCCCACAGGCCAAGCCCAGCAAGGTGGTCCACCACAACATGGAGGTCCTCCTAGCCATCCGGCTGCCAGCCCAGTCCAGCACCCgcaagcagcagcag CGGCGGCAGCAGCCCAGGCCCTCCACCTGGCTAGCCAGCCCCCACAGCAGCAGATGTACTCAGCCTTGGCCCCCACGCCCCCCTCCATGACCCCGGGGCCCAACCCTCAGTCTCCCCAGGCATCGTTCCCctctgcccagcagacagtCTATATCCACCCGCAGCAGGTGCAGCACGGCTACAACCCCAACCACATGGCACATGTGCAGCAG GCCCACATGCAGT